The proteins below come from a single Yamadazyma tenuis chromosome 5, complete sequence genomic window:
- the HAS1 gene encoding ATP-dependent RNA helicase (COG:A; EggNog:ENOG503NUXT; BUSCO:EOG09261F73) — protein MGKSSKTNGGSTRSHKQQAKHSKKRSNQEIDSESEVEFDNEQLVDEVDNDFDEVAELLGENVQDPEAKKSKKSKQVDEELSAPRPKVEEVTKSSDDDKDVNFDFDKVGLSEPTLKAIEDMGFKTMTKVQAKTIPPLLAGRDVLGAAKTGSGKTLAFLLPAIEMLYSLKFKPRNGTGVVVISPTRELALQIFGVARELLAHHTQTFGIVIGGANRRQEAEKLQKGVNLLIATPGRLLDHLQNTEGFVFRNLRALIIDEADRILEIGFEDEMKQIIKILPKEERQTMLFSATQTTKVEDLARISLRPGPLYINVVPETEISTADGLEQGYVTCESDKRFLLLFSFLKRNVKKKIIVFLSSCNCVKYFGELLNYIDLPVLDLHGKQKQQKRTNTFFEFCNAKQGILICTDVAARGLDIPAVDWIIQFDPPDDPRDYIHRVGRTARGTDGKGKSLMFLLPSELGFLRYLKAANVPLNEYEFPTKKIANVQSQLTKLIKSNYWLHQSAKDGYRAYLQAYASHHLKTVYQIDKLDLVKVAKSFGFDIPPKVNITIGASGKSIEKKHKKQRRD, from the coding sequence ATGGGAAAGAGCAGTAAAACAAATGGTGGTTCCACCAGGTCACACAAGCAACAAGCAAAGCATTCCAAAAAGAGGTcaaatcaagaaattgactCCGAAAGTGAAGTCGAATTCGATAATGAGCAATTAgtcgatgaagttgataatGATTTCGATGAGGTTGCAGAATTGTTAGGTGAGAATGTTCAGGATCCAGAAGCTAAAAAGTCTAAGAAGAGCAAACAAGTGGACGAAGAATTGTCTGCACCAAGGCccaaggtggaagaagtcACAAAATCTTCCGACGATGACAAAGATGTAAATTTTGACTTCGACAAGGTTGGGTTATCTGAACCAACTTTAAAAGCTATCGAAGATATGGGATTTAAAACAATGACCAAGGTTCAAGCCAAAACCATTCCACCATTATTAGCCGGACGGGATGTCTTGGGAGCCGCAAAAACCGGATCTGGTAAGACATTAGCATTTTTACTTCCTGCTATCGAGATGTTATACTCTTTGAAATTCAAGCCAAGAAATGGAACTGGGGTAGTGGTGATTTCCCCCACCAGAGAATTAGCCTTACAGATCTTTGGTGTTGCTAGAGAGTTATTGGCACATCATACTCAGACTTTTGGGATTGTAATTGGAGGTGCTAACAGAAGACAAGAAGCAGAAAAATTGCAAAAGGGTGTAAACCTTTTGATTGCAACTCCAGGAAGATTGTTGGACCATTTGCAAAATACCGAGGGATTTGTGTTTAGAAACTTGAGAGCTTTGATCATCGATGAAGCCGATAGAATCTTGGAAATTGggtttgaagatgaaatgAAACAAATCATTAAGATTTTACCTAAAGAGGAAAGACAGACTATGTTATTCTCAGCTACtcaaaccaccaaagtGGAAGATTTGGCAAGAATTTCTTTGAGGCCAGGTCCTTTGTATATAAATGTTGTTCCCGAAACCGAGATATCAACTGCTGATGGATTGGAACAAGGTTACGTAACATGTGAATCTGACAAGAGATTTTTGTTGTTATTTTCATTTTTAAAGAGAAAcgtcaagaagaagataatTGTGTTTTTGTCTTCCTGTAACTGTGTGAAATACTTTGGAGAATTATTGAACTACATCGATTTACCAGTATTGGACTTACATGGTAAACAAAAGCAGCAAAAGAGAACCAACACATTCTTTGAGTTCTGTAATGCAAAGCAAGGGATTTTGATTTGCACGGATGTGGCTGCCAGAGGTTTGGACATTCCTGCTGTTGACTGGATCATCCAATTTGATCCTCCGGATGATCCAAGAGATTATATCCACAGAGTGGGAAGAACTGCAAGAGGTACTGACGGAAAGGGTAAATCATTGATGTTCTTGCTCCCATCCGAATTGGGATTCTTAAGGTACTTAAAGGCTGCAAATGTGCCATTGAATGAATACGAATTCCCTACCAAAAAAATCGCCAATGTACAATCCCAATTGacaaagttgatcaagagTAACTACTGGTTACACCAGTCTGCCAAAGATGGTTACAGAGCTTATTTGCAGGCATATGCTTCTCATCACTTGAAAACAGTTTACCAAATTGATAAGTTGGATCTCGTAAAGGTGGCGAAATCATTTGGATTCGACATTCCTCCTAAGGtgaacatcaccattggAGCCAGTGGAAAGTCCATAGAGAAGAAGCATAAGAAGCAAAGACGTGATTAA
- the cdc1 gene encoding DNA polymerase delta small subunit Cdc1 (EggNog:ENOG503NVJ1; COG:L; BUSCO:EOG09263CUU), giving the protein MMKYQDYIHSADDGIEPVIKRREPCIPDDYDKKNEFDLANTGRRYDHQFSSMYQSRMNSLKSRVDEQAMAKWGNGTLKRDGQIIQKVDRILNITSNKLCWVSGTVFCDLGNKLNILNDVKGGTDDVLPQIPDSYRSQDVGEVVMLEDESGRAVLEGDEFFKENILVTGVIVAVLGIELQAGVFEIIDVIYPSVAPQRSLPTVSDRQGTKIAFVSGLEITESVNYDLKLELLKQYLQGEIGESDDKQSVAQISQVVIAGSSIKELEQANNDDYHSSNNYGSKNISRFSAECLKSFDKFVSDLVATCSVAIMPGESDPTDICLPQQSLHKSFFLTCKNYVGKNIKALTNPAWLEVEGVRYLGTSGQNVNDILKYLTNEMRQDPQIVFKVMAGTLKWQNIAPTAPDTLFCYPFDNCDPFTLSNETPHVYFVGNQSKFIDKCINLQNNISVKLLSIPKFSQTGEIVLLDTCTLETQIVKIVI; this is encoded by the coding sequence atgatGAAGTATCAAGACTACATTCATAGTGCCGATGATGGGATAGAACCGGTTATCAAAAGGAGAGAGCCTTGTATACCAGATGATTAtgacaagaagaatgagTTTGATTTGGCGAATACTGGGAGAAGGTATGATCATCAATTTTCCTCCATGTACCAGTCCCGTATGAACAGCTTAAAACTGAGAGTGGATGAACAAGCCATGGCCAAATGGGGGAATGGGACCTTGAAGAGAGACGGGCAGATAATACAAAAGGTTGACAGGATCTTAAATATAACCAGCAACAAGTTGTGCTGGGTGAGTGGAACTGTTTTCTGTGACTTGGGCAACAAGTTGAATATTTTAAACGACGTGAAAGGAGGAACCGACGATGTTCTCCCTCAAATTCCCGATAGTTATAGGTCACAggatgttggtgaagttgtAATGTTGGAAGACGAATCAGGTAGAGCTGTGTTAGAGGGtgatgagtttttcaagGAGAATATCCTAGTTACTGGGGTGATTGTTGCTGTTCTAGGTATTGAATTGCAAGCTGGagtgtttgaaatcattgacgTTATTTATCCTAGTGTTGCTCCTCAGAGGCTGCTTCCAACTGTGAGTGACCGTCAAGGTACCAAAATTGCGTTCGTATCTGGACTTGAAATAACTGAGTCTGTAAACTACGATTTAAAACTCGAGCTTTTAAAACAGTATTTACAAGGAGAAATAGGAGAATCTGATGATAAGCAACTGGTTGCTCAAATATCACAGGTGGTAATCGCAGGCAGTTCTATTAAAGAACTCGAACAGGCCAATAATGATGATTACCACTCACTGAACAATTATGGGAGCAAGAACATTTCTCGATTCAGCGCCGAGTGTCTCAAATCATTTGACAAATTCGTCAGTGACTTGGTGGCCACATGTTCTGTGGCCATAATGCCCGGAGAAAGTGATCCAACGGACATATGCCTTCCTCAACAACTGTTGCACAAGTCGTTTTTCTTAACTTGCAAAAACTACGTGGGAAAAAACATTAAAGCATTGACGAATCCTGCTTggcttgaagttgaaggtgtcaGATACCTTGGAACGTCAGGGCAGAACGTCaatgatatcttgaagtatCTAACCAATGAAATGCGGCAAGACCCTCAAATTGTGTTTAAAGTAATGGCAGGAACCCTTAAGTGGCAGAACATTGCACCAACTGCTCCTGATACTTTATTTTGTTATCCCTTTGATAATTGTGATCCGTTTACTTTATCTAATGAAACGCCTCATGTTTACTTTGTGGGGAATCAATCCAAGTTCATCGATAAATGCATCAACTTGCAGAATAATATTTCCGTTAAGCTTTTGAGCATTCCTAAATTCAGCCAAACTGGTGAAATTGTACTCCTAGATACATGTACTTTGGAAACACAAATTGTGAAGATTGTGATTTAA
- the SSD1 gene encoding Translational repressor (COG:J; EggNog:ENOG503NWBH): MSGNDHLNIPTAGTNLNDASKKPKNLHIAHRRSPSELTNLMVEQYNLQRQLEAVQAQQKQLMQQQQQQQQMNYISRNINGNELMPPPSSNYRGGGTGHSRSSSINSNSNSNNTNANAGSHRRTGSNSGGMGHNRRHSLGLNEAIRAAANQRQSNLSSLSPSSSTQHINSGSPVSNPDNETIGSFKFPASSGGSDGDSDSSSPVLGTSPSGTHGRSRSLAYGQPSFKFPPDKNTLLPPTPSLNISHSPDRNQSHQRRGSHYRTNSRNYDNNISSNWRTQQNHQRQSSQLEPPQPFVPGHRPRNSSYGGGSSVSSLSQFLPNSSPNGGNNNNNANGRKSLFAPYLPQSSLPDLINEGKLVTGILRVNKKNRSDAYVSTDGLLDADIFICGSKDRNRALEGDFVAVELLVVDEVWESKKEKEEKKRRKDNNFSKSPATSVLNDDINNDATSFPSSSVNEFSKQESYDTGDSNLGRRGSLKQRPTMKKNDDVEVEGQSLLLVEEEEINDDVKPLYAGHVVAVVDRIGNQLFAGTLGLLRPAQAAQAARDKKDGKESSVQTPRAPKIVWFKPTDKKVPLIAIPTEQAPKDFVENHEKYANDLFIATIKRWPITSLHPFGTLVNRLGKIDDPETEVDAILRDNNFLCDEYPSADEDKSIIESYINDLPSADEELESASRTQYFYDYIIAFSQNGDFVEHALHVKRISNTKIELGFHVADVTYFIESGSVLDRKAKKRSSSVFLPQKVTPLLPPEVNEIISFKENEKNLAVSVVFEIDTTNFEVEDLYIHESVIVPKQKINYDSVDAILSGKTVESISSATSDYVKTFNLIAKEFRRQRLNDKNLDISPNLTLLDRLDDEKVRLDLNIFKDNLTYDIITEISHKVNSAIAAKVHAGLGDQALLRRHPLPTLSKMETFVRRASNLGFKIDTTDSASLQRSILSIEDPIKRQCVETLLYKCMTRGRYYIAGKQDPDSYSHYYFNLPLYTHFTSPLRRYADIVVHRQLKSLITDEYESLKTQDLDSLKAITDYCNFKKDCANNAQEQAIHLLLSQTINGLSESAGQLLCIGTVVQVYESSFDVLIPEFGVEKRVHGDQLPLVKAEFDKVNRVLELFWESGVDSATYIPPDEQSSLSYRSSIKNKYRTSSSEAAKIQGRTLSQKRSSSPDDIVEKLSKLNIKAPELKVPSSSVESDHSLTPYLENLTIRREGNYNIQEIKELTQVPVLIRAEIGMALPCLTVRVLNPFSSD, translated from the coding sequence ATGAGTGGAAACGATCATTTGAATATTCCTACTGCAGGAACAAACCTTAATGATGCCAGcaagaaacccaagaaCTTACACATTGCCCACAGACGGTCTCCTAGTGAGCTCACAAACTTGATGGTGGAACAGTATAACCTTCAAAGGCAGTTGGAAGCAGTCCAAGCGCAACAAAAACAGTTGAtgcagcaacaacagcaacagcagcagatgAACTACATTTCTAGAAACATTAATGGTAATGAGTTGATGCCCCCTCCCTCATCCAACTATAgaggtggtggtactgGTCACTCCAGATCCTCATctatcaactccaactccaactccaacaacacgAATGCCAATGCTGGCAGCCATAGGAGAACCGGCTCCAACTCTGGAGGCATGGGTCATAACAGAAGACATTCATTAGGCTTGAATGAAGCCATCAGAGCTGCTGCAAACCAACGGCAATCCAACTTAAGTTCATTGAGTCCATCATCTAGTACCCAGCATATCAATTCAGGTAGCCCCGTCAGCAACCCTGACAATGAAACCATCGGTTCGTTCAAGTTTCCTGCTAGTTCCGGTGGCTCCGATGGCGATAGCGATAGTTCCAGCCCAGTTTTAGGTACATCTCCATCTGGAACTCATGGAAGGTCCAGATCGTTGGCTTATGGTCAACCGTCTTTTAAGTTTCCTCCTGacaaaaacaccttgtTACCTCCTACTCCAAGCTTGAATATAAGCCACAGCCCTGATAGAAACCAAAGCCATCAACGGCGTGGTTCTCACTATAGGACCAATTCCAGAAATTACGATAACAATATCAGCAGTAATTGGAGGAcccaacaaaatcaccaaagacaaAGCTCACAGTTAGAACCCCCCCAGCCTTTTGTTCCTGGACACAGACCTCGTAATAGCTCATATGGTGGAGgatcttctgtttcttcatTGTCTCAATTCTTACCAAACAGCTCTCCAAATGGTGGTaataacaacaacaatgcTAATGGCAGAAAGTCCCTTTTTGCCCCTTACTTGCCTCAATCTTCGTTGCCcgacttgatcaacgaaGGTAAATTGGTGACTGGTATTTTAAGagtgaacaagaagaacagaTCTGATGCCTACGTTTCAACCGATGGTTTGTTGGATGCTGATATTTTTATTTGTGGTTCAAAGGACCGTAACCGTGCATTGGAgggtgattttgttgcTGTTGAGTTGCTAGTTGTTGACGAAGTCTGGgaatcaaagaaagaaaaggaagagaagaaaaggagaaaggacaacaacttttcaaagtctccAGCTACTTCTGTTTTgaatgatgatatcaacaatgatGCAACTTCATTCCCTTCATCATCGGTTAATGAGTTTTCCAAGCAAGAATCGTATGATACTGGTGATTCTAatcttggaagaagaggttcTTTGAAACAAAGACCAActatgaagaagaatgacgatgttgaagttgaaggtcAATCCTTACTTTTggtcgaagaagaagaaatcaatgatgatgttaaACCATTATATGCCGGTCACGTTGTTGCCGTGGTTGACCGTATTGGAAACCAATTGTTTGCTGGTACGTTGGGCTTATTGAGACCTGCTCAAGCTGCGCAAGCGGCTAGAGACAAGAAAGATGGTAAAGAGTCTTCTGTTCAAACTCCAAGAGCACCAAAAATTGTTTGGTTCAAGCCAACTGATAAGAAGGTTCCATTGATTGCAATTCCTACTGAACAAGCACCTAAAGACTTTGTAGAAAACCACGAAAAGTATGCCAATGACTTATTTATTGCAACTATCAAAAGATGGCCCATTACTTCATTGCATCCGTTTGGTACTTTGGTCAACAGATTGGGTAAAATTGATGACCCCGAAACCGAAGTTGATGCTATCTTGAGAGACAATAACTTCTTGTGTGATGAATACCCAAGCGCTGACGAGGATAAGTCAATAATTGAGTCATACATCAATGATTTGCCATCTGCAGATGAAGAGCTCGAGAGTGCTAGCAGAACGCAATACTTTTATGATTATATTATTGCATTTTCGCAAAATGGTGACTTTGTCGAGCATGCCTTACATGTGAAGCGTATCTCCAATACAAAAATAGAATTAGGCTTCCACGTTGCAGATGTCACCTATTTCATCGAGTCGGGCTCTGTTTTGGACAGGAAGGCCAAAAAGAGATCGTCTTCTGTCTTTTTACCTCAGAAGGTTACCCCTTTATTACCCCCTGAAGTTAATGAGATCATTTCATTTAAGGAGAAcgagaagaacttggcaGTTTCGGTTGTATTCGAGATTGATACCACCAATTTTGAGGTGGAAGACCTTTATATTCATGAATCTGTGATTGTTCCCAAGCAAAAGATTAATTATGATTCGGTTGATGCTATTCTTAGTGGTAAAACAGTGGAGTCTATTTCATCAGCCACTTCTGATTATGTTAAAACTTTTAATTTGATTGCAAAAGAGTTCCGTCGTCAAAGGCTCAATGATAAGAATTTGGACATTTCTCCTAATTTGACGTTGTTGGATCGTTTGGATGATGAAAAAGTCAggttggacttgaacattTTCAAGGATAATCTCACGTATGATATTATCACTGAGATTTCTCACAAAGTCAACAGTGCGATTGCCGCTAAAGTTCACGCTGGTTTGGGTGACCAGGCCTTATTACGTCGTCATCCATTGCCCACATTGCTGAAAATGGAGACATTTGTAAGAAGGGCTTCCAATTTGGGATTTAAAATTGACACTACCGATTCTGCTAGTTTACAAAGATCCATTTTATCCATTGAAGATCCAATCAAGAGACAATGTGTTGAGACTTTGTTATACAAATGCATGACTCGTGGTAGATATTATATTGCTGGCAAACAAGATCCCGATAGTTACAGCCATTACTACTTCAATTTGCCTTTGTACACTCATTTCACTTCTCCATTGAGAAGATATGCTGATATTGTTGTCCACAGACAActcaagtctttgattACAGATGAGTATGAGTCACTCAAGACTCAGGACTTGGATTCATTGAAGGCAATTACTGACTACTGtaacttcaagaaagattGTGCTAATAATGCACAAGAGCAAGCAATTCATTTATTGTTATCTCAAACCATCAATGGGTTGAGCGAGTCTGCTGGTCAATTATTATGCATAGGTactgttgttcaagtgTATGAGTCATCATTTGATGTATTGATTCCTGaatttggtgttgaaaagCGTGTTCATGGAGATCAGCTTCCTTTGGTAAAGGCCGAATTTGACAAAGTTAACCGAGTTTTGGAATTGTTTTGGGAAAGTGGCGTTGATTCAGCTACCTATATCCCTCCCGATGAACAATCTTCTTTGTCATACAGATCTTCtatcaaaaacaagtacAGAACTTCGTCCTCCGAGGCTGCTAAGATCCAAGGTAGAACTTTATCACAGAAGCGGTCCAGCTCTCCGGATgacattgttgaaaaattatcAAAATTGAATATCAAAGCTCCAGAGTTGAAGGTtccatcttcatcagtGGAATCTGATCATAGTTTGACTCCttacttggagaacttgaCTATCAGGCGTGAGGGAAACTACAACATTCAAGAAATAAAAGAGTTGACACAAGTTCCAGTTTTAATTCGGGCAGAAATCGGCATGGCCCTCCCATGTTTGACTGTCAGAGTATTGAACCCGTTTTCCTCTGACTAG
- the FOL2 gene encoding GTP cyclohydrolase I (COG:H; EggNog:ENOG503NVRA), with protein sequence MGSSNDFDKNTNGGASSTSSGSLSKAIVAPKSVLPLKRSRLSEDEIPKSATYGTPLQTRMASPCTLNPPIDSDGLSWPSQGARARLEQTEEEAKAREARIAGAVKTILHELGEDVDREGLLETPERYARAMLFFTKGYEDNIRDVIKRAVFEENHDEMVIVRDIEIYSLCEHHLVPFFGKAHIGYIPNKRVLGLSKLARLAEMYARRFQVQERLTKQIAMALSEMLKPRGVAVVIEATHMCMVSRGVQKAGSSTTTSCMLGCFREQQKTREEFLTLLGRR encoded by the coding sequence ATGGGATCTTCCAACGACTTCGACAAGAATACCAACGGTGGGGCATCTCTGACCTCCAGTGGAAGTCTACTGAAAGCTATTGTTGCTCCTAAATCGGTCCTTCCCTTGAAGAGATCCAGATTGAGTGAAGATGAGATCCCCAAATCCGCCACTTACGGTACACCCTTACAGACAAGAATGGCATCACCTTGTACATTGAATCCACCAATAGATAGTGACGGATTATCATGGCCATCACAAGGAGCTAGGGCCCGCTTGGAACAAACGGAGGAAGAAGCAAAAGCCAGAGAAGCTCGTATAGCTGGTGCTGTTAAAACCATTCTTCACGAATTaggtgaagatgttgataGAGAAGGTCTActtgaaactccagaaagATATGCTCGTGCCATGTTGTTTTTCACCAAGGGTTATGAAGATAATATTAGAGACGTTATCAAAAGGGCTGTGTTCGAAGAGAATCATGATGAAATGGTTATTGTAAGAGATATTGAAATCTACTCTTTATGTGAACATCACCTTGTTCCATTCTTTGGTAAAGCTCATATTGGCTACATTCCTAACAAGAGGGTTTTGGGATTATCCAAGCTTGCTAGATTAGCCGAAATGTATGCTAGGAGATTTCAAGTACAAGAAAGATTGACTAAGCAAATTGCCATGGCTTTAAGTGAAATGCTTAAGCCAAGAGGAGTAGCTGTTGTCATCGAAGCTACTCACATGTGTATGGTGAGTCGTGGAGTTCAGAAAGctggttcttcaaccaccaccagttGCATGTTAGGTTGTTTCAGAGAACAACAAAAAACCAGAGAAGAGTTTCTTACATTGCTAGGAAGACGCTAA
- the HER2 gene encoding Trimeric GatFAB AmidoTransferase(AdT) complex subunit (COG:H; BUSCO:EOG09262UAS; EggNog:ENOG503NVZX), giving the protein MIRNGVKQFLRGVVTNSKPDRWNSIISEISSCGGNGEKFTVKDNILTIGTTTCGSKILSEFESPFDATVVKLLQDKGYNLVGKTNLDEFGMGSSNTNSNFGPSVNPLFEDGEYVTGGSSGGSAATVAGGLCEFSLGTDTGGSIRLPASNCGVYGFKPSYGRLSRWGVIPYAQTLDTVGIIARTCEKVQEVFEVLDKYDSKDPTSLSVETRKEISTVVSKRNSLRNGMFNIGIPEEFLVEELSDATRNKLSKAAEALLDMGHNVVAISIPSIEKSLSAYYTIATAEAASNLSRYDGIRFGKGDENLDGAANVVKGNRSLGFGKEVQRRIILGNYTISSDSGDHYIKATELRRHLADEFNNILYIPNLLTNSEFESKDVGKCDFILASTTINTPTTIEEFLHKEHQNLLESYTNDILTTPMSLTGVPTISLPILDEGKAISTQGIQLFGQFGDDRALLQISSHLMNHLL; this is encoded by the coding sequence ATGATCAGAAATGGAGTTAAACAGTTTCTACGAGGAGTTGTAACGAATTCAAAGCCGGACAGATGGAATAGTATCATTTCAGAAATCAGTTCTTGTGGAGGCAATGGTGAAAAGTTTACCGTCAAAGACAACATTCTCACTATAGGCACTACAACTTGTGGATCAAAGATCCTTTCAGAATTTGAAAGTCCTTTTGATGCTACAGTGGTAAAGCTTCTACAAGACAAAGGATACAATTTGGTTGGCAAAACAAATCTAGATGAGTTTGGGATGGGATCTTCCAATACAAATTCCAATTTTGGTCCTTCTGTGAATCCATTATTTGAAGATGGCGAGTATGTGACAGGAGGTTCTTCGGGAGGTTCTGCTGCCACTGTAGCTGGTGGTTTATGTGAGTTCTCTTTGGGTACGGATACCGGTGGCTCTATACGACTTCCAGCATCTAATTGTGGTGTTTATGGCTTCAAACCGTCCTATGGCAGGCTCTCTCGGTGGGGTGTTATTCCTTACGCTCAAACCTTAGATACAGTAGGAATTATTGCTAGAACATGTGAGAAGGTACAAGAAGTATTcgaagttcttgataaatATGACTCCAAAGATCCCACTTCACTCAGTGTGGAAACTAGAAAAGAAATATCAACAGttgtttccaaaagaaaTCTGCTTAGGAATGGCATGTTCAATATTGGTATACCTGAAGAGTTCCTTGTAGAAGAGTTATCTGATGCTACCAGGAATAAATTGTCTAAAGCTGCAGAAGCACTTTTGGATATGGGACACAATGTTGTGGCTATCTCAATACCTTCAATCGAAAAACTGTTACTGGCATATTACACCATAGCAACGGCTGAAGCTGCGTCCAACCTTTCACGATATGATGGGATACGATTTGGTAAAGGAGATGAGAACTTAGATGGAGCTGCCAATGTTGTCAAGGGAAATAGAAGTTTGGGTTTCGGGaaagaagttcaaagaCGAATAATTCTAGGGAATTATACCATTTCATCAGATTCAGGAGACCATTACATTAAAGCCACAGAACTCCGTCGACATTTGGCTGACGAGTTCAATAACATTCTATACATACCAAATCTTTTAACAAATTCGGAGTTTGAGTCTAAGGATGTGGGAAAATGTGACTTCATACttgcttcaacaaccatAAATACACCCACGACAATTGAGGAATTCCTCCATaaagaacaccaaaatTTGCTAGAATCCTACACAAACGATATTTTAACGACTCCCATGTCATTAACAGGAGTACCAACCATTTCATTACCGATTCTAGATGAGGGTAAAGCAATATCTACCCAAGGaatccaactttttggacAATTTGGAGATGACAGAGCATTGCTTCAAATAAGCAGCCATTTGATGAACCATTTACTCTAA